One window of the Megalops cyprinoides isolate fMegCyp1 chromosome 2, fMegCyp1.pri, whole genome shotgun sequence genome contains the following:
- the cip2a gene encoding protein CIP2A has product MDATTCLKSLLLAINQYKNNRCGANAAQLQRQVDDVAGLKGARLLVSGQVLPSECLSGLVELVGDPNTSPALKGTIITLLAQLASDEEARGVLHSSYNLTGALASVIHCNCATPREPVVLQCLQVLQRITYNVRMSHCTPYMDELVAFLVQHVQSPNDDITMPCLGLLANLCRCNLSVQTHIKSLSQVKAFYRTLINLLAHNSLTVVVFALSILASLTLNEEVGEKLFHAKNIHQTFQLIFNIIVNGDGTLTRKYAVDLLVDLLKNPKIADYLTRYEHFSLCLSQVLGLLHSKDPDSAAKVLELLVSLCSVSGLRRVLGGAVFRAPGPRLRAGSRRDPQGRGAEPEPGPALLHWASLPLDGPDSCYLQALLLLTELFEEVIDSGLCGSAGSFLEQLLPVLLGLLQGPEAAGSEPQVQRFCRRAARVLDLLLLLSTDDSLKVQVGQQLSAQLCVSQVELLLASSHMDTGLSCPVTASGLSQVVAEVVLKVLELMSRFRQLVRDMETSFYRILQDQRVVTPLSLALTSDRREHVQTALRILLEAAPLPDFPAIILGESIAANNAYRHREAELSMPEVAPTLGRSCAPLSAAPPGPSPQSIHSLIEKLQSGMELQEQVKDVRVSEIMDVYEQKICALASKEGRLQDLLEAKALALAQADRLIAQYRCQRAQAEAEARKLAFLLKEAERRKEELQGEVSGQMLEAERAKADIEQLLQHNSRLQAVSQEHQTLKGSYNELLHRFNETDRMLKELQTAHITLNKQAETLRKQNDGLKLQQDRILAQLSEKEEQVRGLETALQEREREISGLQCELGQQEQRVREQEKEREEMEESIDLLRKELNKTELARKDASIKASSLEVQKSQLEAKLQKKEEELSKHSHMIAMIHSLSSGKLKSDTVNLSL; this is encoded by the exons GCCCTCAAAGGCACCATCATCACCCTGCTCGCCCAGCTCG CATCAGACGAGGAGGCCAGAGGAGTCCTTCACAGCAGCTACAACCTCACAGGCGCGCTGGCCTCTGTTATCCACTGCAACTGCGCCACCCCCAGGGAGCCTGTCGTACTACAG TGCCTGCAGGTTTTGCAGAGGATCACCTACAATGTGAGGATGTCTCACTGCACCCCTTACATGGATGAGCTCGTAGCCTTCCTCGTGCAGCACGT CCAGTCCCCtaatgatgacatcaccatgCCATGCCTGGGGTTGCTGGCCAACCTGTGTCGCTGCAACCTGTCAGTTCAGACCCACATCAAGTCCCTG AGTCAGGTTAAAGCTTTCTACAGGACCCTCATCAACCTCCTGGCACACAACAGCCTGACGGTGGTGGTGTTTGCCCTGTCCATACTGGCCAGCCTGACGCTGAAcgaggaggtgggggagaag TTGTTCCACGCAAAGAACATCCACCAGACGTTCCAGCTCATCTTCAACATCATCGTCAATGGAGACGGAACCCTGACTCGCAAGTACGCCGTGGACCTTCTGGTGGATCTGCTGAAGAACCCCAAAATCGCAGATTACCTCACCAG gtacGAGcacttctccctctgtctgtcccaggTGCTCGGCCTGCTGCACAGCAAGGACCCTGACTCTGCAGCCAAG GTTCTGGAGCTGCTGGTGTCTCTGTGCTCGGTGTCGGGCCTGCGCAGGGTGCTGGGCGGGGCCGTGTTCCGGGCCCCGGGGCCCCGCCTGCGGGCCGGCTCCCGGAGGGACCCGCAGGGCCGCGGGGCGGAGCCGGAGCCGGGCCCGGCGctgctgcactgggccagccTGCCGCTGGACGGGCCGGACAGCTGCTACCtgcaggccctgctgctgctcacagagCTGTTCGAG GAGGTGATAGACTCCGGGCTGTGTGGCTCGGCCGGCTCCttcctggagcagctgctgccggtgctgctggggctgctgcagGGGCCGGAGGCTGCCGGCTCCGAGCCGCAGGTGCAGCGTTTCTGCAGGAGGGCGGCGCGCGTGCTGGACCTGCTGCTCC TGCTGAGCACGGACGACTCGCTGAAGGTGCAGGTGGGTCAGCAGCTGAGCGCGCAGCTGTGCGTGTCTCAGGTGGAGCTCCTGCTGGCCAGCAGCCACATGGACACCGGCCTCAGCTGCCCCGTCACCGCCTCCGGCCTCAG TCAGGTGGTTGCAGAGGTGGTTCTGAAGGTTCTGGAGCTGATGAGCCGGTTCAGGCAGCTGGTCCGGGATATGGAGACCAGCTTCTACAGGATCCTACAG GACCAGCGCGTGGTCACGCCCCTGTCCCTGGCTCTGACGTCGGACCGCCGGGAGCACGTGCAGACCGCACTCAGGATCCTGCTGGAGGCCGCGCCCCTCCCGGATTTCCCCGCCATCAT tctgggCGAGAGCATTGCTGCCAACAACGCATATCGGCATCGGGAGGCGGAGCTGTCCATGCCGGAGGTCGCTCCCACTTTGGGGCGGAGCTGTGCTCCCCTGAGTGCCGCCCCCCCGGGCCCCTCCCCTCAGAGCATCCACAGCCTGATCGAGAAGCTGCAGAGTGGcatggag ttaCAGGAGCAGGTGAAGGACGTGCGTGTTTCGGAGATCATGGATGTGTACGAGCAGAAGATCTGCGCCCTGGCG TCGAAGGAGGGGCGCCTGCAGGACCTCCTGGAGGCCAAAGCGCTGGCGCTGGCCCAGGCTGACCGGCTCATCGCTCAGTACCGCTGCCAGAGAGCACAGGCGGAGGCTGAG GCGCGGAAGCTGGCGTTCCTGCTGAAGGAGGCGGAGCGCAggaaggaggagctgcagggggaGGTGAGCGGGCAGATGCTGGAGGCGGAGAGAGCGAAGGCCGACATcgagcagctgctgcagcacaaCAGCCGTCTGCAGGCCGTCTCCCAGGAGCACCAGACCCTGAAGGGCTCCTACAACGAGCTGCTGCACAG GTTTAATGAGACCGACAGGatgctgaaggagctgcagaCGGCTCACATCACTCTGAACAAGCAGGCCGAGACCCTGAGGAAACAGAACGATGGACTAAAACTGCAGCAGGACAG AATTCTCGCCCAGCTGTcagagaaggaggagcaggtgagggGGCTGGAAACagccctgcaggagagagagcgggagatcTCAG ggctgcagtgtgagctcggacagcaggagcagagggtgagggagcaggagaaggagagagaggagatggaggaatCCATCGACCTGCTCAGGAAGGAGCTCAACAAGACGGAGCTGGCCAGGAAAGACGCCAGCATCAAG GCCTCTTCCCTGGAGGTGCAGAAGTCACAGCTGGAGGCCAAGCtgcagaagaaggaggaggagctgagtaaacactcacacatgatCGCCATGATTCACAGCCTGAGCAGCGGCAAACTGAAGAGCGACACGGTCAACCTGTCCCTATGA